A portion of the Chryseobacterium tructae genome contains these proteins:
- a CDS encoding LLM class flavin-dependent oxidoreductase has protein sequence MGEHHRPDYAVSSPEMVLAAAASITKNIKLASGVTVLSSSEPVKVYEDFSTLDLISNGRAEIFVGRGSFIESFPLYGYSLNDYEELFDEKLDLLLKINSEENVTWSGKLRAPMNNQTVYPRAKNEGKLSIWRAVGGTPQSVLSAAQLGMPLVVAIIGGMPIQFKNLIEFYKQEYQKAGHDMSKMQIAIHSHTFVSDDQNVIDGYFHNYKSQMDRIGASKGWAPYTKMQYDGGRSKDGALFIGSPAEVADKIAYMKEIFGITRFIGHMDIGDPAHDIMMKSIELFGKEVKPAIQGL, from the coding sequence ATGGGAGAACATCACCGTCCGGATTATGCTGTTTCTTCCCCGGAAATGGTATTAGCAGCAGCGGCAAGCATTACCAAAAATATAAAATTAGCAAGTGGAGTAACTGTTTTGAGTTCTTCAGAACCGGTAAAAGTGTATGAAGACTTTTCTACACTGGATTTAATTTCAAACGGAAGAGCCGAAATATTTGTGGGACGCGGAAGTTTCATTGAATCGTTTCCGTTATATGGTTATTCGTTGAATGACTATGAAGAACTTTTTGACGAAAAACTGGACTTATTATTGAAAATCAATTCTGAGGAAAATGTAACCTGGTCAGGAAAGCTTCGTGCTCCAATGAATAATCAGACCGTATATCCAAGAGCAAAAAATGAGGGTAAGCTTTCGATCTGGAGAGCCGTAGGAGGAACTCCGCAATCTGTTTTAAGTGCCGCCCAATTAGGAATGCCATTAGTGGTAGCAATCATTGGCGGAATGCCAATTCAGTTTAAAAATCTGATTGAATTCTACAAACAGGAATATCAAAAAGCAGGGCATGATATGTCTAAAATGCAGATTGCAATCCATTCGCATACTTTTGTAAGTGACGACCAGAATGTAATAGACGGATATTTCCACAATTATAAATCTCAGATGGATAGGATAGGGGCTTCCAAAGGTTGGGCTCCTTATACCAAAATGCAGTATGATGGCGGAAGAAGTAAAGATGGTGCTTTATTCATCGGAAGTCCGGCTGAGGTAGCAGATAAAATTGCTTACATGAAGGAAATCTTTGGAATTACAAGGTTTATCGGACATATGGATATTGGTGATCCG